From the Helianthus annuus cultivar XRQ/B chromosome 17, HanXRQr2.0-SUNRISE, whole genome shotgun sequence genome, the window ATTACAATCAGCCTCTACGTTGCTAGAGAGCCATTTTTAACCATGTCATCCATTCAAGTAAAAAATGAATAATAGTAAAAGATCATGCATCACTTAGGTTTTCATATGAATAAATTTTTTTCCTTTAATTTAAATAATCCACAATTTAGTCTATCTTTTTCATTAAAAAGACTTCTGCAATGGTACAGAATTTAATAGTGATAACCCATACTTTCATAAATTGTATACCATTAACTCTAGTAAATCCGAAAATTAGTCACTCCAAAGGTGATATGAGACTATGAGTATTTGCACCGTTTTTATGCTTTAAACATTCCATTGCTTTATCATAAAATGTTATTTTATTACACACATATACGTATACATATGCgtatttttcttttgaacaacaaaaTCTTTATATATAAGGTGTTTAGCCAGTGGCTGAGGCAACATTCAAACATACATAGAAATGTCAAACTCAATCCAACTACTCCATTCCAACGAGCCACCCAAAAATCTGTTTTTCATCCACATGTAAGAGTCCTCTTTGATATATTCTACAGTCCTTGTTACCGACACCATAACATCATTGAATTCTTTATCGTTACGGGCTAGTCACAGACGTCACAATGAGGCTAGTATCACCATGTGAATGACTTTTCTCCACCGCTCCGTAATCGACTCAGCATCGTGAACGACCAGGATCTTCTTAGATACGTACACATCATAAAACATCCATGTCATGCCCTGACATTTGGATAAAACATTCCTACTCAAGTCAAAATCATATTTGAAAGTAGATGTCATTTTAGTTAACCAATTTGGATTAGACCATCTACACATGCAATGCTTAGCTAATCGCCAGTTGGCGTGGTCAACAAAATTTATTGAAGTCTAAATAGACTATTCAAATATTGATTTTGACATGACGAGTCAAAAAGTCAATTGGTAGATTATTAGGAAAGAGAGAAACTTTTCAAATGTTCCCAATGACCAttagatcaaatgaaagaaaaaggaaaaaacaAGCCCAAAAACATACATTCAGAATCAATTCTTTTATTAGTGAGTCAAATTTAATAAAATCTAAGGAGACAAATTGGATCTTAGTATCTTACAATTAAAAGTCATATGCTAAATAAATATACAATATTAAAAAGTCATAtgctaaataaatatatacaatatAAAATTTTTGTTGCAACTTGCTTAtaaaatttttttattgttttgtttttCTTCCATGGGAACTTAAGAATTTGCTTATTGTTTTTGCTTTATATAGATTTCTTATCAACTCAAAACCTTTTTCCATTTGTCAAACGCTTAAACTAAGTTTCATATTTTCTTTCAAGTTATACATCCCTCATTTTATAATGTTGCTTTTGGTTACTAAATTATTTAGTttctttttcagatttgatagAGACCTAAGATGGAGAACTGGAGTGCAACTAGCTCCAATAATCTGCAAAAGTTCAAATGATTTCAAGATTACTCAAAAAGCACTTGAATCCACTTATGAAAATGCAATTGCATCCAACATAAGAGTCAAAGGCTTGATCATTGCAAATCCTTCAAATCCTCTGGGCACAACTATGGATAAAGAAACACTACAAACCCTAATGAGATTCATCAATGAAAAAAACATTCATCTTGTCTGTGATGAAATTTATGCAGCAACTATCTTTAACACACCCGAATTTGTCTCCATTTCTGAGGTCTTACAAGAAATGGAACAAGATCCAACTAACCGGGTAAACCGCGAGCTTGTTCACATTATATATAGCTTGTCAAAGGATATGGGGCTCCCAGGGTTTCGTGTCGGCATTCTGTATTCATACAACGATCATGTTGTGAGTTGTGCTAGAAAAATGTCGAGTTTCGGATTAATTTCCTCACAAACTCAACTTTTTCTAGCTTCAATCCTTTCGGATGAAGAGTTTATTGACGGTTTTCTAAGTGAAAGTTCGAAGAGGTTAGCCAAACGTCATCTAACTTTCACTCAAGGGCTTGAAAAAGAGGGGATTACTTGCTTAGCAAGTAATGCCGGCCTCTTTGTCTGGATGGATTTACGTACGCTTTTAAAGAAGCCTACGTTTGATGAAGAAATGGAGCTATGGAGATTGATTATCACCGATGTTAAACTCAATGTGTCCCCTGGTTCCTCATTCCACTGCGATGAGCCCGGGTGGTTTAGAGTTTGCTTCGCCAACATGGATGATCAAACGGTTGAGATCGCATTGAAAAGGATACATGTTTTTGTTAACAAGGGGAGAAAGCATGACAGGACAACAATGAACAATAAAAAAAGGAAGTCATTTCAAAAGAATCTTCGACTTAGCTTTTCGTCACGCTTATATGATGAAGCCGCTATGATGTCCCCTCGAACTATTATGTCTCCTCATTCGCCATTCGCACTATCACCACTGGTTCAAGCAAGAACTTGATCTAGATATGCTAACAGCTTAAAGACTCGTATGAACGTGAATAAACTGGATGATTAACTTCTGTGGATCGTCGGTATATGGTATTTTATTGTGATATGTTGTTATTAATCTTATGTTGTTGTGTGTTTGAAAACTAAGTATGACATGCTTGTTAATCAATAGTGTGTAACAATCGATGAAGTTTTTTTCAACATACATGTTGTATGTTGATAATATTTGGTGATATGATCATGTAACTGATCTGTTTTTTTTATATgataatattttttaaatttatgtgTTTAATGTATCTTCTTTGCCTTATGAATCTATTAAAAGGTAGCCTATGTAGCATCGGTCATATTGGTATACACTTACTATGTACTAACTAGTGAGTCATGTCCGCCCCGCGATTCGCTATTAGAAAACTTTTTATACAGAAATGTAGATAAAATTAAGCGTGTGGCAACGGTATATTTAAAAtcttataaaacattatatttgaaaaaaaacaaaatatgctATATCGACCAAAAATCATAAAAACGAATATAGTCATCGGTTCCGATAACATTGGTATTGGTATAATAATAACGTTATTTGGTCGGTATCGGTTCGATTCGATTCATTACCAGTACGGTACCGGCAATCAGTAAAGTACAACACATATTTTGAACACAACTCGGGTTTATTACCGTACGAGTACTTTTATactttacaatacaagaaaaaaGTTTATATGgatcaaaaacaataaaaacgaataCTTATGCCGATTTTGATAATACTGATAGCGATATTGTTTGTTCGGTTTCGATTTTGTTCATCACAATACATGTACTATATATAGCCAACAATACCAAAGTACTAAATTTTTAATATAACTCCATTTTCAACAAAATATATATCGGCATGTTGAGAAAACTAAATACAGTTACGTATTTAGTTTTTCTGGAATGTTGAGAAAATTAAATACAGCTGCGTATTTAATTCTTTAGAAGCTATCGAATAAAagttatttaaaaataaattattaaaaaacTAATTAGTTAAAGACGTATTTTAGAAGTAATTACATCGTTGATCCTTTagttttcacttctaattcaaaggttttcatttttttgtattttagcctctttggtttgtttttttttttttttaatttaaccaAAAAATTACCATACTATAAATTAGGAACATGTTGGTGCTTCATGGAGTTGTACTCCAAGCTTGGGGAGTTCTCAAAAAAAATTTGAGCTTTCATTTCTAATCCAAAGGTTTTCATTTTGGTATTTTAGCCTCTTTtttagctgaaagacaaaagggtacatgcactaatcgatCTTTGTCCCGactcccgattgctgagtgttatgtgtcttatgtccaaggcttgatgcaaactactatcgagccgggggtctcactggaagcaacctctctattcctacggggtagaggtaagactgtctacatcttaccgtCCTTAGACcccacctttgctttgctattggtgggatttactgagtatgatgatgatgatggtttttttaatatttaaccaaaaaatgtttttggtaatttaaccccaacacatttttattttcaactttgatcccaTATTACCATACTATAAGTTAGGAACATGTAGGGCTGTTCATAAAGCTCGCGACTCGTAGCTCGGCTCGTAGCTCGCTCGAAAGAAGCTCGAGAAAATCTAGCTAAAAAACTCAATTTGAGATGACGTGAACCAAGCTGGCTCATTTTGTAACCAAGCCCAGCACGAGttaagctcggctcggctcgttggCTCGTTTTTAGGCTCGTTTAACTCCGACGTAAATCTCAAGCCAAGTTTAGCCTCCTTAATTAATTTCGAGCTTGAGCTCGACCCCCACcctggctcgactcggctcgactcgtttacagccctaggaaCATGTTGGTGCTTCATGGAGTTGTACTCCAAGCTTGGggagttttccaaaaaaaattgagTTTTCACTTCTAAATCAATGTTTGCAAAACTGGACCGGATGTAAGAACCTGGAGGTAtcgtaaatattataaaaattaataggGTTAAatctgaatatatatatatatatatatatatatatatatatatatatatatagagtaaggttaacatacaaaaagccttatcatacatcacgtaggagacaatggtaaccgttggatcagaggtataatcacgcatgggaccacataattacacatgggaccacataatcacgcatgggacaacataatcacgcatgggaccacataatcacgcatgggactataatcacgcacgttctataataataacgcacgttatattttttgtcatgtatgttaatgtaggttaagccttgaagtacattatactttctctatatatatatataggggaccgctagaatgagaaccacctcgagttgtaagaaccgcgagaactacttgatccggggcgaggtggaccaatttttttttcaaaaaacatagatgcatgtattataaacacattcgtaaaaaaaaattaaaaaaatgtcgtgcgtgtagttttttacaccacaagtttgtggtttacgagttccgtaaatttacggaactcgtaaaccacaaacttgtggtgtaaaaatctacacgcacggcattttttttaattttttttacgaatgtgtttataatacatgcatctacgtttttgaaaaaaaaaatttagtccacctcgccccgtacggtgtggttcccgcggttcttacaactcgaggtggttctcattctagcggccccctgtatatatatatatacataaaccgGTCCAACCCTTCCAAAAACCGGTACGACTGGCCGGTTTCCCGGTCCAACCGTCAGGTCGGCGGTTCAACTCCGGTTCAACGCATTTCCGGCCCGATACCATGACCCGGACCGGCTCAACCTCCGGTTCCCGGTCCGACCGACCAGTCCGGGTCTAAAACACTGCTTCTAATccaaagttttcattttttgtattttaacctcgttggttttttttttttttttacttttaaccaaaaaaattcatcttttgcaatttaaccctaacacaatttttatttttgatccccataattttcatcttttgcaaattttgcgttttacgtttcattctaatTTTGCGAGTGAACACGCTGCAACGTGCGTGTGGATTTCAACATTTTTTCGACTATTTTTTCTCATTTGACAGAACCGTCACAACGCGCCCATTTTTacctgtttgacaggttcgtcacaACACACGTGGtcttagatcgacttagttattcttttctatttttATGTTTCAATCTAAATTTTTCGTATTAACATGCCGCAACGGGCATGCGTGATTCAATGATTTTACATATGCTTTTCGTTCGGTCTTTTTtcgttttttgtttattttgtttttacgaacTTTTTCGGTGTTGTTGATCTATGGTAGTTGTGTAGCATTAGTACTACTTGACACAATTTCTGCTCCCGCATAACGTGGGGGACTAATACTAGTTCATTAATAACAATCATCATAACTCTAGTCTCTGTTGCACAAATTGAATACAAATATTTGAAGACAAATCTTGTACAAGATAAACCTTTACAATTAATGTCCTGGAAAGAATTTTCTATTAGATTtataatctaatactaataaagaaATACatttaggtagtgtttggtatgcaggaataaGAGAAGAAATTGAAGGGATTATTACGACGGAATGAAGAAAAGGTTGTTTGATTGGTCAACGGAATGGAATCACTCATTCCATATGGCATTCCACTCCCTCAAAATCATTTCatccaccccccatgttttttttattCCATCTCcacttgcaccattcatcaacaccacaacccacaacccaccaccttcgccaccagcccaccacccaccaccaccaccactcacatACCACCGACGTCATCCCCGCCTCCACCCGCAACCCGTCATCGCCTCCACCGTCACCACCGACCACCGTTGCCACCCATCGCCGCTACCCCCATCATCGAAGCCCGCCGTCGCAGCTAGGGATGAGATCGGTacgataccggtaccgataccgataccataaataccgttaccgaaattgaGGAAATGTGGATACCGATTACCGCACCGTATTTATAgattcggtaccggtatcggtaccggtattacggTACTTTACCATATTGgtaccgcttttgtgtcatccaTTGTTTTACCTAAAAAAATTTCATGTGCAACACATCCATCCATTATTAATTGAACTAGAGTAATATATAGAGGATCGTAAACAAATGGTAAACATATTAAGTAGTCAAAAAATCAAAAGGTAAACATCCATGGGTTCGACTTTTAACATCCAAATTCCAACATGCCTAAAAAATCATCATAATTGATTAAAGATAACCAAACAAAAGAAATCTGATATtgggttttgtaaaacattgttCAAGAAAATATAACTTCATAGTGGGATCTAAGATAATAGCAAAATACATAAGGTCATTATTAAATTAGGTATTAAAACCGGTATTTACcgaaaaataccggtaccgataccgttttttaccgataccgaatttcgaaaaatctattaccgataccggtaccgtttatgatcggtacggtaccggtatttcggtaaaAAATCTCATCCCTAGTCGCAGCCTCCACCGCCACTcgccgctgccaccaccacccatcgccgcctcCGCCacccacctataaccacccacaatcccTACCACCGACCATCACCACTTACCACTGATTTTATTCCttcgtttttcttgcctaccaaacaatacacgataataattcattccattcccacatggtaaccaaacaagacatggaatggtaatcatccattgcattccctcgtctattccattacctcgcctattccattaccccataccaaacagacccctAATGTCATGTGTCATGTGTCATTCTCACATTTCATTTATTTCCATCTAATGTCATGTGCCATTCTCTTGTTTAATTCATTTATATATTAAAGTAGTTTAAGATCCCGTGTGTTGCACGGGCTGTATCAAGAAAATATTTCTTATAAATCTATCGATTTAAAAAATTACACATAGATGTGGATGCTATTATACTCACAATTGGTTCCCGTTTTACGATTATTAACATATAATGCTCCCATCCTTTAACAAGAAGTGGCTTCTCATTAAcaaataaaaacgaaaaaaatcACAGGTCATtttatataatgtattttacttcgtataatataaaatatataattcaTTTCATAATAATAGTAAAAGACGCATTAAATATGGAAAAGGTAAAATTGCAATATACAAACTCATAAGCGAACCTGTAATGTCCCTATTAGCGAACCCCCTATCCTATGACCCTAAAAGCGAACCTAGGTCACAAATCTCATACAAACTCATGTTTTCTCGTAATTCAAACCCTAATCTATACAATCCAATGTAAGACTCAAtcctagacgaaatcaacagatgtagtgcaccaacagagtCCCCCtaagatgttgatggagtcgactatcgagcaCTGACGCTGTGTCTTTAAGATTTCttgtcttgatcagtctctgggcttctctatctttctatcttcagactccccctctcgatttactggcatttctttgttcttcagtaatatcttcaggatctttgtctggacTTCACAGgttctcaggatcgatcaactTGGCTCAAACAGAGATCTTCAGGAATCaaaacctggcactctatcttcagtTTCAAGATCAAATCCTGGctttcctgcacattcttaacccagaaataaatttctttcacaaacaTTTTTCTAACAAATAAACGTACACCAATTCAGACTCCCTCTCATGTGCATCAACACTTGATTTCCCCTCAAATTTctttctctatgatgaaccacttgaaactTAGATTATGCAAACATTTAAATTCACACAAACACTTCCTCTCAAAtgttgctcatcatgtttagcactcggaattttgaaaatcagctattcaacattaGTTATCGAAAacctttttgactttttcaaaaatttatgctaaaacacactgaaaatcttttggattttgaaataaagaaacctgtaatgcagtaaagaaaaatatttacagaaaatatttttgcgagttcgtttaagaggatcatatcagtttatgagacatgtcactaacaccgttaagcttgattgcattttcagttcaaaacaattcacctagattgtcagtatatcggtccactgaaattttcacacaaagttcaattgatccgagatacgatattaatgtcttaagaacttaaacttatccgtgtgtcccactacttgaatatactcccgtatccagatcccaatattcaatcttacaggtgagtataccacagatgatatctgttcaggggttaaatgcgaaaccgtgagagctcaggtcagaactttcgttcagcagagagatgacggctcgacttttggtgtgtcccctttagaggatcttttgattacaacagcagcgactatcaattttattgtttcatcagcttgctgagggcgatgctgtgtttcaagcatttgcggaaagcattatccggggactaggtcagtacttccatacagcagaagtcccgggataataccccagatatcactgagcataaagacctagtatctcagaataagggacctatcaaacaagatttcaggggttacctatatatccaagtttgtgttaacccacagaacaagcaagtttgaattttaggtttatatctcgtcacaatctactaaatgtgtaaaaacctactggcatatcctcagtgagattgtttatcacattttatctttacatttctttagcatgttgtgacagcctactgatgtactatcatttcctcttttcacaacgaaactcatttttgaattttatcatgtttttggctttttcaaatttttaaatgtttttggattttcagaaatttccctactccccctaaaatgcaaacacatttcaaagaaaatttgaaaacttctagactcttgacccactagaaacataaaaagtaaaacaaactgtacagaaacttacaactgacatcgaatcaccgTTGTTCAATAAGAAATACATGAGACCACATCGCCGTGTCTGTGTGTGGTCAACGAGAGCATTATTTACACGACCTTTATCTTGTTGATACCCGACTGTGCCTGTTTTTGTAAAATCTTATTTGTATCTAACGGGCCACAAGAGAAATTGTTTAAGAAGTTACAGGAATCAACGAGAAAAGATATTGAGCGAGCATTTGGTGTTTTGAAAGGTAAATAGGGTATAATTAATTGACCTGTTCGTGCAATGAAGTAAACGAAAATAAGGAGCTTGGTGTATGCGTATATCATATTACACAATATGATCTTAAAGGATGAGGGGTACACAATATCGCCCGACTGCATGATGGACCCTCCAACTCAAGTAGCCGTTCCCAATGATGTTGTTTTGGAGTTGCGGTATGAAAACATCCACTTTCGACTACAATATGATTTTACGAAATACGTTGGTGCTTTATATCTCCACTTTACCGAATGTGACAAAGAGTagatttaattttattttagcaTTTAAATTTGAGGTGGTGTTTTTTTGTCTTCTATATagcttgtgtttttttttttttttttttttaaattgggtTTTCTTATTTAATTTTATGTATGTTAAAATTGTTGGTTTtagtttatattttatttaaaaaaataatgatgGAATGTGATAGTATGATGGTTGTTGTAAATGTATTAGTGATAGTGGGATGAAATTGAAGGAAATGAGATGTTATATTATGATCAAGTGACAAGTGTGTCTTCCCCTAAACAAATTTCACCACTTATTTTAAATAATATAATCAGCTCTTGTATTATTATAAAGGAgtgattatatattttttttctttaatggaTTAGTGTACGTGTTGATTTCATTGCTATATTTGCCATGTACGTTGTTGGCTCACGCAAGCAATTACGATAAACATAATTTGAAAAGTTGAATGCCTTTTTCTCTCTCCATACTTGTATTCCACGCACAAAACAACACACATGCAAGTCACACACAAACTCTATATCCCTATGCCTATATATATCTCTATTTCCTTTACTTTCTTCATCATCAATTCAGAAAACTAATAACACACTTAGTTTCCTAAAGTTATCCCACAAGCAGCTTTCATTATATTATAGATTTCACACGCACAAACAAGAATTACACTATGGCATTCTTGGCAGAAAACCAAACCCTTTTGTCAAAGATTGCAACAAGTGAGCAACATGGAGAGAATTCACCTTACTTTGATGGGTGGAAAGCTTATGATCAAGACCCATTTCATCTTACAGAAAACCCTAATGGTGTTATTCAAATGGGTTTAGCAGAAAACCAGGTTTGCTTCTGTTCAAAgtcataatattattattattattattattattcatgcATCCATATATTGAAAAAATGTTACATTAGAATACCACTTTTGaagtttaaaaataattattttgttCTTGCAGCTTTCATTGGATTTAATTGAAAACTGGGTTGCAAAGAACCCAAAATCATCTATTTGTACCAAGGATGGAGTCAGCCAGTTTAAAGATATTGCAAACTTTCAAGACTATCATGGCTTATACGAATTTCGAAAGGTAAGTAATACTAAATGCGTCATGAGATTAATTAATCATGTTAAGCAAAATGTATAGAGGTATTTATTACTAATTAATATATCAATATGAAATGAAGTTGCATTGCATGTAGTAAATTTACATAATTTGCTTGTGTTTGTGCAGGCAATTGCAAACTTTATGGGGAAAGTAAGAGGAAATAAGGTTGCATTTGACCCCGATCGGATTGTGATGGGTGGTGGAGCCACCGGAGCAAGTGAATCTTTAATGTTTTGCTTGGCAGATCCTGGTGATGGATTTCTTGTGCCGACTCCATATTATCCTGCGTAAGTATATAAATCAagtttctttttttctttttttttttttataaaaatgtaatgtAATGCCTATCCTTACAAATGTTGGGTTTGTGTTATGCATACCAAAAAAACTCTTTTATGCAACACTTTTTAACGTTTCACTGCTAAAAAATTTATTTGTTAAGAATTACAATCAGCCTCTACGTTGCTAGAGAGCCATTTTTAACCATGTCATCCATTCAAGTAAAAAATGAATAATAGTAAAAGATCATGCATCACTTAGGTTTTCATATGAATAAATTTTTTTCCTTTAATTTAAATAATCCACAATTTAGTCTATCTTTTTCATTAAAAAGACTTCTGCAATGGTACAGAATTTAATAGTGATAACCCATACTTTCATAAATTGTATACCATTAACTCTAGTAAATCCGAAAATTAGTCACTCCAAAGGTGATATGAGACTATGAGTATTTGCACCGTTTTTATGCTTTAAACATTCCATTGCTTTATCATAAAATGTTATTTTATTACACACATATACGTATACATATGCgtatttttcttttgaacaacaaaaTCTTTATATATAAGGTGTTTAGCCAGTGGCTGAGGCAACATTCAAACATACATAGAAATGTCAAACTCAATCC encodes:
- the LOC110922546 gene encoding 1-aminocyclopropane-1-carboxylate synthase produces the protein MAFLAENQTLLSKIATSEQHGENSPYFDGWKAYDQDPFHLTENPNGVIQMGLAENQLSLDLIENWVAKNPKSSICTKDGVSQFKDIANFQDYHGLYEFRKAIANFMGKVRGNKVAFDPDRIVMGGGATGASESLMFCLADPGDGFLVPTPYYPAFDRDLRWRTGVQLAPIICKSSNDFKITQKALESTYENAIASNIRVKGLIIANPSNPLGTTMDKETLQTLMRFINEKNIHLVCDEIYAATIFNTPEFVSISEVLQEMEQDPTNRVNRELVHIIYSLSKDMGLPGFRVGILYSYNDHVVSCARKMSSFGLISSQTQLFLASILSDEEFIDGFLSESSKRLAKRHLTFTQGLEKEGITCLASNAGLFVWMDLRTLLKKPTFDEEMELWRLIITDVKLNVSPGSSFHCDEPGWFRVCFANMDDQTVEIALKRIHVFVNKGRKHDRTTMNNKKRKSFQKNLRLSFSSRLYDEAAMMSPRTIMSPHSPFALSPLVQART